A single region of the Streptomyces caelestis genome encodes:
- a CDS encoding metallophosphoesterase, with protein sequence MRARYGVPLGMAAAGAAGLLYAAGFEARSFRLRRVTVPVLPSGMRPLRVLQVSDIHMVGGQRKKQRWLRSLAGLRPDFVINTGDNLSDPEGVPEVLDALGPLMEFPGAYVFGSNDYYGPKLRNPALYLLEKTQGRHGLNGNPPAVGAVHNPWEDLRDAFDAAGWLNLTNTRGTLKIEGVSLELTGLDDPHIKRDRYDQVAGGPSDSADFSMGVVHAPYLRTLDAFTADAYPLILAGHTHGGQLCIPFYGALVTNCDLDTDRVKGLSTHTAEGRTAYLHVSAGCGTNRYTPVRFACPPEATLLTLVGRE encoded by the coding sequence ATGCGCGCGCGATACGGAGTCCCCCTGGGAATGGCGGCGGCTGGTGCCGCCGGTCTGTTGTACGCCGCGGGCTTCGAGGCCCGCTCCTTCCGCCTGCGCCGGGTCACGGTCCCGGTCCTGCCCTCGGGTATGCGCCCCCTGCGCGTGCTGCAGGTCTCCGACATCCACATGGTCGGCGGTCAGCGCAAGAAGCAGCGCTGGCTGCGGTCCCTGGCGGGCCTGCGCCCCGACTTCGTGATCAACACGGGTGACAACCTCTCCGACCCGGAGGGCGTCCCGGAGGTCCTGGACGCGCTGGGCCCCCTGATGGAGTTCCCGGGCGCGTACGTCTTCGGCTCCAACGACTACTACGGCCCCAAGCTCCGCAACCCCGCCCTCTACCTGCTCGAAAAGACCCAGGGCCGCCACGGCCTGAACGGCAACCCGCCGGCCGTCGGCGCGGTGCACAACCCGTGGGAGGACCTGCGGGACGCCTTCGACGCGGCGGGCTGGCTGAACCTGACCAACACACGCGGCACGCTCAAGATCGAGGGCGTCTCGCTGGAACTGACGGGCCTGGACGACCCGCACATCAAGCGGGACCGCTACGACCAGGTGGCCGGCGGCCCCTCGGATTCCGCCGACTTCTCCATGGGCGTGGTCCACGCGCCGTACCTGCGCACGCTGGACGCCTTCACGGCCGACGCCTACCCCTTGATCCTGGCCGGCCACACCCACGGCGGCCAGCTGTGCATCCCCTTCTACGGCGCCCTGGTCACCAACTGCGACCTGGACACGGACCGCGTGAAGGGCCTGTCCACGCACACGGCGGAGGGCCGTACGGCGTACCTGCACGTCTCGGCGGGTTGCGGCACGAACCGCTACACACCGGTACGGTTCGCGTGCCCGCCGGAGGCGACGTTGCTGACGTTGGTGGGGCGGGAGTAG
- a CDS encoding transglycosylase domain-containing protein, which translates to MPKKRSGGGLSPTQQAAKFLGVSVLAGAVLAGIALPAVGALGLAAKGSVESFDELPANMKTPPLSQRTTILDGDGGQIATVYSRDRTVVPLKNISPYMQKAIVAIEDSRFYQHGAVDLKGVLRALNKNARSGEVAQGASTLTQQYVKNVFVEEAGDDPTKVAQATQQTIGRKIRELKYAIQVEEELGKKKILENYLNITFFGQQAYGVEAAARRYFSKPAKDLNVQEAALLAGIVQSPSRYDPVNDEAEATKRRNIVLGRMAEVGDISRAQAAEAMKAPLGLKVSKPRNGCITASKGAGFFCDYVREVFLNDPVFGKTKEQRAKVWNQGGLTIRTTMDPQAQNAAQRSIKDHVYKSDEVATAASIVEPGTGKILAMGQSRPYGFGKNQTQINLSVDQSMGGGMGYQPGSTFKPIVAAAALEDGMPANKVYSAPYQMAYPSPVSACDGKTWRNSRTNPARLENENESEVGPYDMKEATAKSVNTYYVQMISDIGICPVTTMAKKMGVERADGRKIDQAPSIALGTQEMSPLTMANAYATFASRGMYCTPVAIESVTQRVGDQTKSLQVPKSTCSRAMSEKTADTVNELLKGVVEDGTGKKAGLDSRPSAGKTGTTDERYAAWFVGYTPNLAGAVWVGDPAHKRKMTNITIGGRPYDKVFGGEVPGPIWGDMMNGALEGKPVENFNSVHIPDGIDRDRDQGDGDGGGDGRDDGDSGDGGNGGFIGGLVGGNNGGGGDPAPTPSFSIPEGFFRGQGNGGGNGNGGRFG; encoded by the coding sequence ATGCCAAAGAAGCGCTCGGGCGGTGGTCTGTCACCCACGCAGCAGGCCGCCAAGTTCCTCGGTGTCAGTGTCCTCGCGGGAGCCGTGCTGGCCGGTATCGCGCTGCCCGCGGTGGGCGCGCTGGGGCTGGCGGCGAAGGGATCGGTCGAGAGCTTCGACGAGCTCCCGGCCAATATGAAGACCCCGCCCCTGAGCCAGCGGACCACGATCCTCGACGGCGACGGCGGCCAGATCGCCACGGTCTACTCGCGCGACCGCACGGTGGTCCCCCTCAAGAACATCTCGCCGTACATGCAGAAGGCGATCGTCGCGATCGAGGACTCGCGCTTCTACCAGCACGGCGCGGTCGACCTGAAGGGCGTGCTGCGCGCCCTCAACAAGAACGCGCGCAGCGGTGAGGTCGCCCAGGGCGCCTCGACCCTGACACAGCAGTATGTGAAGAACGTCTTCGTCGAGGAGGCCGGCGACGACCCGACGAAGGTCGCGCAGGCCACCCAGCAGACCATCGGCCGCAAGATCCGCGAACTGAAGTACGCGATCCAGGTCGAGGAGGAGCTCGGGAAGAAGAAGATCCTCGAGAACTACCTGAACATCACGTTCTTCGGCCAGCAGGCCTACGGCGTCGAGGCCGCGGCCCGGCGCTACTTCTCCAAGCCCGCCAAGGACCTGAACGTCCAGGAGGCGGCCCTCCTCGCCGGCATCGTCCAGTCGCCCAGCCGGTACGACCCGGTCAACGACGAGGCGGAGGCCACCAAGCGCCGCAACATCGTGCTCGGGCGCATGGCCGAGGTCGGCGACATCTCCCGGGCGCAGGCCGCGGAGGCGATGAAGGCGCCGCTGGGCCTGAAGGTCAGCAAGCCCAGGAACGGCTGCATCACGGCGTCCAAGGGCGCGGGCTTCTTCTGCGACTACGTGCGCGAGGTCTTCCTGAACGACCCGGTCTTCGGCAAGACCAAGGAGCAGCGGGCGAAGGTCTGGAACCAGGGCGGCCTCACCATCCGCACCACCATGGACCCGCAGGCCCAGAACGCGGCACAGCGGTCCATCAAGGACCACGTCTACAAGAGCGACGAGGTGGCCACCGCCGCCTCCATCGTCGAGCCCGGCACCGGCAAGATCCTCGCCATGGGCCAGTCGCGTCCGTACGGCTTCGGCAAGAACCAGACGCAGATCAACCTCTCCGTCGACCAGTCGATGGGCGGCGGCATGGGCTACCAGCCCGGTTCGACGTTCAAACCGATCGTGGCCGCCGCGGCCCTCGAGGACGGCATGCCGGCGAACAAGGTGTACTCCGCGCCGTACCAGATGGCGTATCCGAGCCCCGTCTCGGCCTGCGACGGCAAGACCTGGCGGAACAGCCGGACCAACCCCGCCAGGCTCGAGAACGAGAACGAGTCCGAGGTCGGCCCGTACGACATGAAGGAAGCGACCGCCAAGTCGGTCAACACCTACTACGTACAGATGATCAGCGACATCGGCATCTGCCCGGTCACGACGATGGCGAAGAAGATGGGCGTCGAGCGGGCCGACGGCCGCAAGATCGACCAGGCTCCGTCCATCGCCCTCGGCACCCAGGAGATGTCGCCGCTGACCATGGCGAACGCGTACGCGACCTTCGCCTCGCGCGGCATGTACTGCACGCCGGTCGCCATCGAGTCGGTCACCCAGCGCGTCGGCGACCAGACGAAGTCGCTCCAGGTCCCGAAGTCGACGTGCTCGCGTGCGATGTCGGAGAAGACCGCCGACACCGTCAACGAGCTGCTGAAGGGCGTCGTCGAGGACGGTACGGGCAAGAAGGCCGGCCTCGACAGCCGCCCCAGTGCCGGCAAGACCGGTACGACGGACGAGCGCTACGCGGCCTGGTTCGTGGGCTACACGCCGAACCTGGCCGGTGCCGTGTGGGTCGGCGACCCTGCACACAAGCGGAAGATGACCAACATCACCATCGGCGGCCGGCCGTACGACAAGGTCTTCGGCGGTGAGGTCCCCGGCCCGATCTGGGGCGACATGATGAACGGCGCCCTGGAGGGCAAGCCCGTCGAGAACTTCAACAGCGTCCACATCCCCGACGGCATCGACCGCGACCGGGACCAGGGTGACGGCGACGGTGGCGGTGACGGCCGCGACGACGGGGACAGCGGTGACGGCGGCAACGGCGGCTTCATCGGCGGCCTGGTCGGCGGCAACAACGGCGGAGGCGGCGACCCCGCGCCGACGCCTTCCTTCTCCATTCCCGAGGGCTTCTTCCGGGGCCAGGGCAACGGGGGCGGGAACGGGAACGGCGGGCGCTTCGGCTAG
- a CDS encoding GatB/YqeY domain-containing protein translates to MTTLKSKLQDDLNAAIKERDELRSSTLRLTLAAITKEEVAGKEKRELSDDEVQKVITREAKKRREAAEAFAQGGRAEQAEREKAEGEVLAEYLPKQLSDEELQQIVAQAVEEARAAGAEGPRAMGAVMKIVNPKVAGQAEGGRVAAAVKKLLAG, encoded by the coding sequence ATGACCACGCTCAAGTCGAAGCTTCAGGATGACCTCAACGCCGCGATCAAGGAGCGCGACGAGCTCCGCTCCTCGACGCTCCGGCTGACCCTCGCCGCGATCACCAAGGAGGAGGTCGCGGGCAAGGAGAAGCGCGAGCTCTCCGACGACGAGGTGCAGAAGGTGATCACCCGCGAGGCGAAGAAGCGGCGTGAGGCGGCCGAGGCCTTCGCGCAGGGTGGTCGTGCCGAGCAGGCCGAGCGGGAGAAGGCGGAGGGCGAGGTGCTCGCCGAGTACCTGCCCAAGCAGCTGTCCGACGAGGAGCTCCAGCAGATCGTGGCCCAGGCCGTCGAGGAGGCCAGGGCCGCCGGTGCCGAGGGGCCGCGGGCCATGGGCGCTGTCATGAAGATCGTGAACCCGAAGGTGGCCGGCCAGGCCGAGGGCGGCCGCGTCGCCGCCGCCGTGAAGAAGCTGCTGGCCGGCTGA
- a CDS encoding alpha/beta hydrolase, whose product MDHLTLKALKPTEYAEAADGYRAISGMADAAKERIDKQITAAMRKANEGEAADAALKQLRKLSENFHYTQVECGLITGALDGFSSEISAPKRRLTEALDDAAALAYTVNQDGTITYPAGGKNELTGEPIPGGTVLGNNGMITGNDTGLQSPGLVPNNPQFKNPNPHHAKAVDIADRIAHAVREAQEIDDRYSKALNKLKAAPGLNVDTKTWADVASDVDSVSSAASEYLRDHIPWDKSPADRKEWWDSLSNEEREEYKAAFPEIIGNLDGIPSTVRDEANRENIHLLIAQLEGQHDEASKEKLEGLKGIQNKLNAGGQPPMFLLGIGLEGNGRAIVAYGNPDTSKNVSAYAPGLGTKLNSEFSDGTVKRAYYTATEAQKFDPSSSSIVWLGYDAPQSIDVMTATDAERGAPTYNSFMSGISATNENADPHITAIGHSYGSRLVGGATQEAGGIPGADDIILVGSPGVGVAKAEDLGVGKDHVWVGAAENDIVTKLPSSKEAVAGTMGFFGGGPPGAYLGGEVADQGDDDIWFGKDPASKAFGANRFETLPGPELVQPSFPDVLGSKLDIEAHSNYFSPEEGKDRVSAQNIAAIVAGHPEYVIRETPR is encoded by the coding sequence ATGGACCACTTGACGCTCAAGGCCCTCAAGCCGACCGAGTACGCGGAGGCAGCGGACGGGTACCGCGCGATCAGCGGCATGGCCGACGCGGCCAAGGAACGCATCGACAAGCAAATCACCGCAGCCATGCGGAAGGCCAACGAGGGTGAGGCTGCGGACGCGGCACTCAAGCAGCTGCGGAAGCTGTCGGAGAACTTCCACTACACCCAGGTGGAATGCGGCCTGATCACCGGCGCTCTCGACGGCTTTTCGTCCGAGATTTCCGCTCCCAAGCGGCGCCTGACTGAGGCTCTGGACGATGCGGCAGCGCTGGCATACACCGTCAACCAGGACGGCACCATCACGTATCCCGCTGGCGGTAAGAACGAGCTCACCGGTGAGCCGATCCCCGGCGGCACAGTCCTGGGCAACAACGGCATGATCACCGGCAACGACACAGGATTGCAATCACCGGGGCTGGTACCAAACAACCCTCAGTTCAAGAACCCGAACCCGCACCATGCCAAAGCTGTGGACATCGCCGACCGCATCGCCCACGCCGTACGGGAAGCCCAGGAGATCGACGACCGGTACAGCAAGGCGCTGAACAAGCTCAAGGCAGCGCCGGGGTTGAACGTCGACACCAAGACATGGGCGGACGTGGCATCCGATGTCGATAGTGTGAGCTCAGCGGCCAGTGAATACCTCCGGGATCACATCCCTTGGGACAAGTCACCGGCCGACCGTAAAGAGTGGTGGGACAGCCTCAGCAATGAGGAGCGTGAGGAGTACAAGGCGGCCTTCCCGGAAATCATCGGCAACTTGGACGGCATCCCGTCAACGGTCCGGGACGAGGCGAACCGGGAGAACATTCACCTCCTCATCGCGCAGTTGGAGGGCCAGCACGACGAGGCATCCAAGGAAAAACTCGAAGGGCTTAAGGGCATCCAGAACAAGCTCAACGCGGGAGGCCAGCCACCAATGTTCCTCCTGGGCATCGGTCTCGAAGGGAACGGGAGGGCGATCGTCGCCTATGGGAACCCTGACACCTCAAAGAACGTCTCGGCTTATGCGCCTGGCTTGGGCACCAAACTCAACTCTGAATTTTCCGATGGTACGGTGAAACGCGCCTACTATACGGCTACGGAAGCCCAGAAGTTCGATCCCTCCTCATCGTCGATCGTATGGCTCGGCTACGATGCACCTCAATCGATCGATGTGATGACTGCCACCGACGCCGAGCGCGGCGCGCCCACCTACAACAGTTTCATGAGTGGAATTTCAGCAACCAATGAGAATGCCGATCCTCACATCACCGCCATCGGACATTCCTATGGTTCTCGGCTGGTAGGGGGCGCCACGCAGGAGGCGGGAGGGATTCCGGGCGCTGATGACATTATTCTCGTCGGAAGTCCCGGCGTCGGCGTTGCCAAGGCGGAGGACCTGGGTGTGGGCAAGGATCACGTCTGGGTGGGCGCGGCGGAGAACGACATCGTCACCAAGCTCCCTTCATCGAAGGAAGCTGTGGCAGGAACCATGGGATTCTTCGGGGGAGGGCCGCCTGGCGCGTACCTCGGAGGAGAGGTCGCTGACCAGGGTGACGACGACATCTGGTTCGGCAAGGATCCGGCAAGCAAAGCATTCGGCGCCAACAGATTCGAGACCCTGCCCGGACCAGAGCTTGTTCAGCCGTCCTTCCCCGACGTTTTGGGTTCGAAGTTGGATATCGAAGCCCACAGCAATTACTTTTCTCCGGAAGAAGGGAAGGACAGGGTCTCTGCACAAAATATAGCCGCCATTGTC
- a CDS encoding Pr6Pr family membrane protein translates to MTAPIPRDIPDLPAIPAKSPLKPSPVPASAVATPVRRPAAAAFRLLVALAAAAGVTLEVLLSDPSRTLGYFAIQSNLLLALVMALSARRAWTAGRPLPGAVLGATLLYVVIAGLVHHLLLMNEASPFSLTGEAAAAPTGWQAVAHHTLHTLTPIAAVLDWLLLTTPGRLRLRQASTWLLYPLAYLAFSLTRGELLLPGTPDRYLYPFLDVGQDGYKKVLGNTLLLGLSFYALALLLVALDHARPNPLRHPWKTGFRL, encoded by the coding sequence ATGACCGCCCCGATACCCAGGGACATACCGGACCTCCCCGCGATTCCGGCCAAATCCCCGCTGAAGCCCTCCCCCGTCCCCGCCTCGGCCGTCGCCACCCCGGTCCGCCGCCCGGCAGCCGCGGCATTCCGCCTGCTGGTCGCCCTGGCGGCGGCCGCCGGCGTGACGCTCGAAGTACTGCTGAGCGACCCGTCCCGAACCCTGGGCTACTTCGCGATCCAGAGCAACCTCCTGCTCGCGCTGGTCATGGCCCTCTCGGCTCGCCGCGCGTGGACGGCGGGCCGCCCGCTACCAGGAGCAGTACTGGGCGCGACCCTGCTCTACGTCGTCATCGCGGGCCTGGTGCACCACCTGCTCCTGATGAACGAGGCGAGCCCCTTCTCCCTCACGGGCGAGGCCGCCGCCGCTCCGACGGGCTGGCAGGCCGTCGCCCACCACACTCTCCACACGCTGACCCCGATCGCGGCCGTACTGGACTGGCTCCTGCTCACGACCCCCGGCCGCCTGCGCCTGCGCCAGGCCAGCACCTGGCTCCTCTACCCCCTGGCCTACCTGGCCTTCTCCCTCACCCGAGGCGAACTGCTCCTCCCGGGCACCCCCGACCGCTACCTCTACCCCTTCCTGGACGTCGGCCAGGACGGCTACAAGAAGGTCCTCGGCAACACCCTCCTCCTCGGCCTCTCCTTCTACGCCCTCGCGCTCCTCCTCGTGGCCCTCGACCACGCCCGCCCGAACCCCCTCCGCCACCCCTGGAAAACCGGATTTCGTCTCTAG